The following coding sequences lie in one Ictalurus punctatus breed USDA103 chromosome 16, Coco_2.0, whole genome shotgun sequence genomic window:
- the ptbp3 gene encoding polypyrimidine tract-binding protein 3 isoform X1: MSTLLFLLASGCSAVRWMANGNESTKYKGDRPPCGPSRVLHLRKVPIEVSEAEVISLGIPFGKVTNLLMLKSKNQAFIEMASEEAAITMVNYYTTATPHVRNQPVYIQYSNHRELKTDNLPNQGRTQATLQAVNAMHSGNMTHSASAGDSSLMPGQSPVLRIIVENLFYPVSLEVLHQIFSKFGTVLKIITFTKNNQFQALLQYADPINAHHAKMTLDGQNIYNACCTLRIEFSKLTSLNVKYNNDKSRDFTRLDLPSGDGQPTLEPTMTAAFGAPGIISSPYAGAAGFAPVGFPQAAGLSMQAMPGALGPLTIPASAVAGRMAIHGMPPTALHSVLLVSNLNPDSISPHGLFILFGVYGDVHRVKILFNKKENALVQMADATQAQLAMSHLNGQRLYGRVMRVTISKHQTVQLPREGQEDQGLTKDFSGSPLHRFKKPGSKNFQNIFPPSATLHLSNIPPSIADDMLKDLFSGSGYTVKAFKFFQKDRKMALIQLGSVEEAIQALIDLHNYDLGENHHLRVSFSKSTI; the protein is encoded by the exons ctAATGGCAACGAGAGCACAAAGTATAAAGGAGACCGACCGCCCTGTGGCCCCTCTCGTGTCCTTCACCTTCGCAAAGTTCCCATTGAGGTGTCCGAGGCTGAGGTCATCTCATTAGGAATCCCCTTCGGCAAAGTCACCAACCTGTTGATGCTCAAAAGCAAAAACcag gCTTTTATAGAAATGGCTTCTGAGGAAGCAGCGATCACCATGGTGAACTACTACACCACAGCGACGCCACACGTCCGTAACCAGCCCGTCTACATCCAGTACTCCAACCACCGCGAGCTGAAGACAGACAACCTGCCCAACCAAGgg AGAACCCAGGCCACCCTGCAGGCCGTCAACGCCATGCATTCTGGGAACATGACTCACTCGGCGTCGGCCGGCGACAGCAGCTTGATGCCTGGTCAGAGTCCTGTCCTGCGCATCATCGTGGAAAATCTCTTCTACCCGGTTTCTCTGGAAGTGCTTCACCAG aTCTTCTCGAAGTTTGGGACAGTCCTGAAGATCATCACGTTCACCAAGAATAACCAGTTCCAGGCTTTGCTACAATACGCAGATCCCATAAACGCGCATCACGCCAAAATG ACTTTAGATGGACAGAATATTTATAACGCCTGCTGCACGCTGCGTATCGAGTTCTCCAAACTCACCAGCCTCAACGTCAAGTACAACAACGACAAGAGCCGAGACTTCACACGACTCGACCTGCCGTCGGGAGACGGACAACCCACGCTGGAGCCCACCATGACTGCAGCGTtcg gGGCTCCTGGGATCATCTCCTCACCCTATGCTGGAGCGGCTGGTTTCGCTCCTGTTGGTTTCCCTCAGGCTgcag GTCTCTCCATGCAGGCGATGCCCGGTGCTCTCGGACCCCTCACCATCCCCGCATCAGCTGTAGCCGGGCGGATGGCCATCCACGGCATGCCCCCCACCGCCCTCCATTCCGTTCTCCTCGTCTCCAACCTCAACCCTGAC agTATATCACCACACGGACTGTTCATCTTATTCG gagtgtatGGAGATGTTCACAGAGTGAAGATTCTGTTCAATAAGAAGGAGAATGCGTTGGTGCAGATGGCGGATGCGACGCAGGCCCAGCtcg CGATGAGTCACCTGAACGGTCAGCGTCTGTATGGCAGGGTGATGCGCGTCACCATCTCTAAACACCAGACGGTGCAGCTTCCCCGCGAGGGTCAGGAGGATCAGGGCCTGACCAAAGACTTCAGCGGCAGCCCCCTGCATCGCTTCAAAAAACCCGGCTCCAAAAACTTCCAGAACATCTTCCCTCCATCAGCTACGCTGCACCTCTCCAACATCCC ACCGTCTATTGCGGACGACATGCTGAAGGACCTGTTCTCTGGTTCAGGATACACCGTTAAAGCTTTCAAATTTTTCCA GAAGGACCGAAAGATGGCGTTGATCCAGCTCGGCTCGGTGGAGGAGGCCATCCAGGCCCTGATCGACCTCCATAACTACGACCTGGGCGAGAACCACCACCTCCGAGTGTCCTTCTCCAAATCCACCATCTAG
- the ptbp3 gene encoding polypyrimidine tract-binding protein 3 isoform X2: protein MSNSTPSTANGNESTKYKGDRPPCGPSRVLHLRKVPIEVSEAEVISLGIPFGKVTNLLMLKSKNQAFIEMASEEAAITMVNYYTTATPHVRNQPVYIQYSNHRELKTDNLPNQGRTQATLQAVNAMHSGNMTHSASAGDSSLMPGQSPVLRIIVENLFYPVSLEVLHQIFSKFGTVLKIITFTKNNQFQALLQYADPINAHHAKMTLDGQNIYNACCTLRIEFSKLTSLNVKYNNDKSRDFTRLDLPSGDGQPTLEPTMTAAFGAPGIISSPYAGAAGFAPVGFPQAAGLSMQAMPGALGPLTIPASAVAGRMAIHGMPPTALHSVLLVSNLNPDSISPHGLFILFGVYGDVHRVKILFNKKENALVQMADATQAQLAMSHLNGQRLYGRVMRVTISKHQTVQLPREGQEDQGLTKDFSGSPLHRFKKPGSKNFQNIFPPSATLHLSNIPPSIADDMLKDLFSGSGYTVKAFKFFQKDRKMALIQLGSVEEAIQALIDLHNYDLGENHHLRVSFSKSTI, encoded by the exons ATGAGCAATTCCACTCCATCCACAG ctAATGGCAACGAGAGCACAAAGTATAAAGGAGACCGACCGCCCTGTGGCCCCTCTCGTGTCCTTCACCTTCGCAAAGTTCCCATTGAGGTGTCCGAGGCTGAGGTCATCTCATTAGGAATCCCCTTCGGCAAAGTCACCAACCTGTTGATGCTCAAAAGCAAAAACcag gCTTTTATAGAAATGGCTTCTGAGGAAGCAGCGATCACCATGGTGAACTACTACACCACAGCGACGCCACACGTCCGTAACCAGCCCGTCTACATCCAGTACTCCAACCACCGCGAGCTGAAGACAGACAACCTGCCCAACCAAGgg AGAACCCAGGCCACCCTGCAGGCCGTCAACGCCATGCATTCTGGGAACATGACTCACTCGGCGTCGGCCGGCGACAGCAGCTTGATGCCTGGTCAGAGTCCTGTCCTGCGCATCATCGTGGAAAATCTCTTCTACCCGGTTTCTCTGGAAGTGCTTCACCAG aTCTTCTCGAAGTTTGGGACAGTCCTGAAGATCATCACGTTCACCAAGAATAACCAGTTCCAGGCTTTGCTACAATACGCAGATCCCATAAACGCGCATCACGCCAAAATG ACTTTAGATGGACAGAATATTTATAACGCCTGCTGCACGCTGCGTATCGAGTTCTCCAAACTCACCAGCCTCAACGTCAAGTACAACAACGACAAGAGCCGAGACTTCACACGACTCGACCTGCCGTCGGGAGACGGACAACCCACGCTGGAGCCCACCATGACTGCAGCGTtcg gGGCTCCTGGGATCATCTCCTCACCCTATGCTGGAGCGGCTGGTTTCGCTCCTGTTGGTTTCCCTCAGGCTgcag GTCTCTCCATGCAGGCGATGCCCGGTGCTCTCGGACCCCTCACCATCCCCGCATCAGCTGTAGCCGGGCGGATGGCCATCCACGGCATGCCCCCCACCGCCCTCCATTCCGTTCTCCTCGTCTCCAACCTCAACCCTGAC agTATATCACCACACGGACTGTTCATCTTATTCG gagtgtatGGAGATGTTCACAGAGTGAAGATTCTGTTCAATAAGAAGGAGAATGCGTTGGTGCAGATGGCGGATGCGACGCAGGCCCAGCtcg CGATGAGTCACCTGAACGGTCAGCGTCTGTATGGCAGGGTGATGCGCGTCACCATCTCTAAACACCAGACGGTGCAGCTTCCCCGCGAGGGTCAGGAGGATCAGGGCCTGACCAAAGACTTCAGCGGCAGCCCCCTGCATCGCTTCAAAAAACCCGGCTCCAAAAACTTCCAGAACATCTTCCCTCCATCAGCTACGCTGCACCTCTCCAACATCCC ACCGTCTATTGCGGACGACATGCTGAAGGACCTGTTCTCTGGTTCAGGATACACCGTTAAAGCTTTCAAATTTTTCCA GAAGGACCGAAAGATGGCGTTGATCCAGCTCGGCTCGGTGGAGGAGGCCATCCAGGCCCTGATCGACCTCCATAACTACGACCTGGGCGAGAACCACCACCTCCGAGTGTCCTTCTCCAAATCCACCATCTAG